The following proteins are co-located in the Pedobacter frigiditerrae genome:
- a CDS encoding response regulator transcription factor — MNINIAIADDQKLFRKGMAALIGSFENMSLVFEAGNGLELLELCDSCEEKPDIVLLDLSMPEMNGLDALKILKEKHPSIRVVILSSHEVESFILATIQAGANGYLAKNAEPEEVELTIREVFKNDFYFTLPMLEIMRKGLVKKTNQIKLEEEDNLTPREKEVLQLICKQLNSNEIAEKLFLSNRTVEGHRNNLLLKTGSRNTAGLVLYALKHKIFDLDTLSK; from the coding sequence ATGAATATTAATATCGCCATAGCTGACGACCAAAAACTTTTTAGGAAAGGTATGGCTGCACTTATTGGTTCTTTTGAAAATATGTCTCTAGTTTTTGAAGCTGGAAACGGATTGGAGCTATTAGAACTTTGTGATAGTTGTGAGGAAAAACCAGACATTGTATTGCTTGACCTTTCCATGCCAGAAATGAATGGCTTAGATGCGCTTAAGATATTAAAGGAGAAGCATCCGTCAATTAGAGTGGTTATACTGTCAAGCCACGAGGTGGAAAGCTTTATTTTAGCTACTATTCAGGCTGGAGCAAATGGTTATTTAGCAAAAAATGCTGAACCAGAGGAAGTAGAATTAACGATTAGAGAAGTTTTTAAAAACGATTTTTATTTTACTTTACCAATGCTCGAAATTATGCGAAAAGGCTTGGTGAAAAAAACAAATCAAATTAAATTAGAAGAAGAAGATAACCTTACTCCTAGAGAAAAAGAGGTTCTTCAGCTAATTTGTAAACAGTTAAATAGTAATGAAATTGCCGAAAAACTCTTTTTAAGTAATAGGACAGTGGAAGGGCATCGTAATAATTTATTGCTTAAAACTGGTAGCAGAAATACTGCAGGCCTAGTTTTATATGCGCTTAAACATAAGATATTCGATTTAGATACACTCTCTAAATAA
- a CDS encoding regulatory protein RecX translates to MEAPKKQPQILDKKTALLKAESWCAYQERSQQEVRNKLYEYGLHQNEVEDLISELITTNFLNEERFAMAYVSGKVNIKKWGKIKIKQGLKLKKVPDKLIQKALNSIDGDKYLGNLLATAEKKQRIINEKDPLKRKYKLITYLQSKGFEKDLIFDVLKANNLTE, encoded by the coding sequence ATGGAAGCTCCAAAAAAACAGCCACAAATTCTGGATAAAAAAACAGCTTTGCTAAAAGCAGAGAGTTGGTGTGCTTATCAAGAACGTTCGCAACAAGAGGTTCGCAACAAACTTTATGAATATGGTTTGCATCAAAATGAGGTTGAAGATTTAATATCAGAATTGATTACCACTAACTTTTTAAACGAAGAAAGGTTCGCAATGGCTTATGTTTCGGGAAAGGTAAATATCAAAAAATGGGGCAAAATAAAAATTAAACAAGGACTAAAACTCAAAAAAGTTCCAGATAAGTTGATTCAAAAAGCTCTAAATAGTATTGATGGAGATAAATATTTAGGGAATTTATTGGCAACTGCCGAGAAAAAGCAGAGAATTATAAATGAAAAAGATCCATTAAAAAGAAAATATAAGCTCATTACATACCTTCAAAGCAAGGGTTTTGAAAAAGATTTAATTTTTGATGTACTGAAAGCCAATAACTTAACAGAATAG
- a CDS encoding helix-turn-helix domain-containing protein, with amino-acid sequence MTKNRVTENSEFNSELKLQGFKVYKTDSNLGGHSYSRKDFYKINITNGKFLFHYSDRTIETEETYLFFGNPHVPYSCEPISESFLGYTCLFTDNFLKQIDRSESLQQSPLFKLGGTPIFNLNRQQKETISGLFEKMLAEQESSYVFKDEVIRNYIGLIIHEALKMQPTESSSKHTNATERITSVFFELLERQFPIESTQQHLQLKTAQDYARYLNVHVNYLNSSVKEVTGKPTTSHIADRVISEAKALLLHTDWNISEIAYALGFEYSTYFNNFFKKKTGMVPKSVRASNI; translated from the coding sequence ATGACTAAAAACCGTGTAACAGAAAACTCTGAATTTAATTCCGAATTGAAACTTCAAGGATTTAAGGTATACAAAACCGACAGCAACTTGGGTGGGCACAGCTATAGCCGTAAGGATTTTTATAAGATCAATATTACCAACGGCAAATTTTTGTTCCACTATTCTGACCGCACTATTGAGACCGAAGAGACTTACCTTTTTTTCGGCAATCCACATGTGCCGTACTCCTGCGAACCTATTTCGGAATCGTTCCTCGGTTATACCTGTCTGTTCACAGATAATTTTTTAAAGCAGATAGACAGGTCGGAAAGCCTTCAACAGTCACCTCTTTTTAAATTGGGCGGTACTCCAATTTTTAATCTTAACAGGCAACAGAAAGAAACAATTAGCGGTCTTTTTGAAAAAATGCTAGCTGAGCAAGAGTCGTCGTATGTGTTTAAGGATGAGGTTATAAGAAATTATATTGGACTCATCATACATGAAGCACTAAAGATGCAGCCTACAGAAAGCAGTAGTAAGCACACCAATGCAACAGAAAGGATTACTTCGGTTTTTTTTGAACTCCTAGAAAGGCAGTTTCCGATCGAAAGCACACAACAGCACCTCCAGTTGAAAACAGCACAGGACTATGCAAGGTATTTGAATGTGCATGTCAACTATCTTAATAGCTCAGTAAAAGAAGTGACTGGAAAGCCAACCACGAGCCATATTGCAGATAGGGTTATTAGCGAAGCAAAGGCACTACTATTGCATACGGATTGGAACATTTCCGAGATCGCCTATGCGCTCGGGTTTGAATATTCAACTTACTTTAATAATTTCTTCAAAAAGAAGACGGGTATGGTTCCAAAATCGGTACGGGCTTCCAATATTTGA
- a CDS encoding aldo/keto reductase has translation MEKDTKGFNRREFISLASLAGASLIAAPILSYGEVIPSQTLNKGEKRMKTRKLGTLEVSEIGLGCMNMAGNYNPPADHQQSIKTIRRAVENGVTFFDTAEVYGPYTDEKLVGEALKPFRNQVKIATKFGFAIDGTVALDSRPERIKRVVEESLKRLQTDHIDLYYQHRVDPNVPIEEVAGTIKDLIQQGKVLHFGLSEASPKTIRRAHAVLPVSAVQSEYSMWTRNVELNGVLKTCEELGIGFVPWSPVGSGFLTGKYDTSTKFDEKTDFRAGFPRFSKKFLPLNMPLIEWLKQYAATKNATPSQVALAWLLAKSPNIVPIPGTRYENHLLENLGAQNLNLTQADIQAIDTMLSKFPIYGERMGEAHMSSIDYTF, from the coding sequence ATGGAAAAGGACACAAAAGGATTTAACCGTCGAGAGTTCATCTCACTAGCATCTTTGGCTGGTGCTAGTCTGATAGCTGCTCCAATATTGTCTTATGGCGAGGTTATTCCATCTCAAACACTGAATAAAGGAGAAAAGAGAATGAAAACAAGAAAGCTGGGCACTCTGGAAGTTTCCGAGATTGGGCTTGGGTGCATGAACATGGCGGGCAATTACAATCCTCCAGCTGATCACCAACAGTCTATCAAAACTATTCGTAGAGCAGTTGAAAATGGCGTAACCTTCTTTGATACTGCCGAGGTCTACGGCCCGTATACAGATGAAAAACTTGTTGGAGAAGCTTTAAAACCCTTCCGTAATCAGGTAAAGATTGCCACAAAATTTGGCTTCGCCATCGATGGTACTGTAGCACTGGATAGCCGACCGGAGAGGATCAAAAGAGTTGTTGAAGAATCTCTAAAACGATTACAGACAGACCATATTGATCTATATTATCAGCATCGTGTTGATCCTAATGTACCAATTGAAGAGGTGGCAGGCACCATAAAAGACCTTATTCAACAAGGGAAAGTGTTGCACTTTGGCCTATCGGAAGCGAGCCCTAAAACTATTCGTCGGGCTCACGCTGTTCTGCCAGTTAGTGCTGTGCAGTCAGAGTATTCTATGTGGACGCGTAATGTTGAGTTAAACGGTGTACTAAAAACTTGTGAAGAACTAGGCATTGGCTTCGTGCCATGGTCGCCGGTAGGTTCGGGGTTTTTGACAGGAAAGTATGATACATCTACAAAGTTTGATGAAAAGACAGACTTTCGTGCGGGCTTTCCACGCTTTTCAAAAAAGTTCTTGCCATTAAATATGCCGCTTATTGAATGGCTTAAACAATATGCTGCAACAAAGAATGCTACACCATCTCAGGTAGCACTTGCATGGTTACTTGCGAAAAGTCCTAACATTGTACCAATCCCTGGCACCCGTTATGAAAACCACTTGTTAGAAAATTTAGGAGCGCAAAATCTTAACCTGACGCAGGCAGATATTCAGGCTATTGATACGATGTTGTCGAAGTTCCCAATTTACGGTGAACGTATGGGCGAGGCACACATGAGCTCGATAGATTATACGTTCTAA
- a CDS encoding NAD(P)H-dependent oxidoreductase produces MKKVLLINTHLTYPNWSEGLLNDAFQGTAKEFFIANNFEVLETKVEDGYNPDEEVEKHMQADIIILQTPINWFGAPWIYKKYVDEVFNSGLHSAKFLSGDGRTREDLTRQYGTGGKMQGKQFMVCSTWNAPKASFDDPQQLLFEGRSTADVLIQITSNYRFCGVEIVGDYNCFDIFKDGDITRDLENYPIHLKEKFI; encoded by the coding sequence ATGAAAAAAGTACTATTAATAAATACGCATCTTACCTATCCTAACTGGTCGGAAGGGTTATTGAACGATGCATTTCAAGGCACGGCAAAAGAATTTTTTATCGCCAATAATTTTGAGGTATTAGAGACCAAAGTGGAGGATGGCTACAATCCAGATGAAGAAGTGGAAAAACACATGCAGGCCGATATCATCATCCTTCAAACGCCCATCAATTGGTTTGGCGCACCATGGATTTACAAAAAATATGTGGACGAAGTGTTTAACAGTGGGCTCCATAGTGCAAAATTTCTTTCTGGCGATGGTAGAACAAGAGAAGATCTTACTAGACAATACGGAACTGGCGGTAAAATGCAGGGCAAGCAATTTATGGTATGCAGTACTTGGAATGCTCCAAAAGCAAGCTTCGATGATCCACAACAGTTGCTTTTTGAAGGCAGAAGTACAGCGGATGTTTTAATCCAGATTACCAGCAATTATCGTTTCTGTGGCGTTGAAATTGTTGGAGACTACAATTGTTTTGATATTTTTAAAGACGGTGATATTACTAGAGACTTGGAGAATTACCCAATTCATTTAAAAGAAAAGTTTATTTGA
- a CDS encoding type II toxin-antitoxin system RelE/ParE family toxin, with translation MEYKISNEALKDLENIWIYTFENWSIEQADRYFGLLMDEIEYVSDNPRSGKDYNHIREGYFRTRVKSHFIFYKVNLKTNFVEVIRILHQQMDIDERLND, from the coding sequence ATGGAATATAAAATTAGTAACGAAGCACTTAAAGACCTCGAAAACATATGGATTTATACTTTTGAGAATTGGTCTATTGAACAGGCGGATAGGTATTTCGGCTTGCTAATGGACGAAATCGAGTATGTCTCAGACAACCCACGATCAGGTAAAGATTATAATCATATACGAGAAGGATATTTTCGGACTCGTGTAAAATCTCATTTTATATTCTACAAGGTGAACTTAAAAACGAATTTTGTCGAAGTTATTAGGATTTTACACCAACAAATGGATATTGACGAGAGGCTCAATGATTAA
- a CDS encoding type II toxin-antitoxin system ParD family antitoxin: MAKNTSILLGDYFDSFINKQLETGKFSSASEVVRAALRMLEYSETKKAELVKELKKGEKSGFVKNFNKKDFLESLHQKHS, translated from the coding sequence ATGGCAAAAAATACATCTATATTATTAGGAGACTATTTTGATAGTTTTATAAATAAGCAGCTAGAAACCGGAAAATTCTCATCTGCAAGTGAAGTAGTACGGGCCGCCTTAAGAATGTTGGAATATTCAGAAACTAAAAAAGCTGAACTTGTCAAAGAATTGAAGAAAGGTGAAAAATCGGGCTTCGTGAAAAATTTTAATAAAAAAGACTTTTTGGAGTCTTTGCATCAAAAACATTCATAA
- a CDS encoding bifunctional UDP-N-acetylmuramoyl-tripeptide:D-alanyl-D-alanine ligase/alanine racemase, whose protein sequence is MIADQYSISHISEILKAKAVLSKPETVIRKLLTDSRTVIDPEGSLFFAVNAQRDGHQFIKDAYENGVRNFVISNSAYAEKLKDANFLLVTDVLLALQSLATYNRKANDLKVIGVTGSNGKTIVKEWLYQLLASDFNIIRSPKSFNSQIGVPLSVWQVNAEHNLAIFEAGISTKNEMEVLADIICPTIGILTNIGEAHAEGFESKAEKLTEKLKLFKDVELFIYAPEYLIDVANADLPGKQKFTWSLNLPADLHISFIEPIEGKNYIRATYKEKEIECLIPFSDKASVENGIICWATLLAMGYSPEEADLRLEKLTQVSMRLELINGIENCSVIDDSYSADISSLAIALDFLNLQNQHPKKTLILSDIYETGKTNEVLYAEISALLIQKNLNRLIGIGPHISAFANLFAIESSFYESTQDFIEQLPAIHFANETILVKGARRFEFGRISKLLTQKIHDTVLEINLNALASNLQFYRSKLNKGVKVMAMVKAFSYGSGSFEIANLLQYHKVDYLAVAYADEGIALRKAGITLPIMVMSPEPSAFEAMVKNHLEPEIYNANILRSFLNFLPAYEKDFPIHLKLDTGMHRLGFEAVDLPDLLDILKDNEQLKVVSIFSHLVASAEAEHDGFTQHQLHEFDKLYTIVASLIGYEPIKHVLNTSGITRWPQAQLDMVRIGIGLYGFDGALNNNKGLQTVAILKTTVTQVKNLNAGETVGYSRKGSMPKGGRIATVKIGYADGYSRKFGNGVGKMLIKGKLVPTIGSICMDMCMLDVTGLNVKTGDEVIVFNEEHTISDLATQIETIPYEILTNVSQRVKRVYFYE, encoded by the coding sequence ATGATCGCAGACCAATATTCCATTTCACATATTTCCGAAATCTTAAAAGCTAAGGCTGTTTTATCGAAGCCAGAAACAGTTATTAGAAAGCTGTTAACGGATAGTAGAACTGTAATAGACCCAGAAGGTTCTTTGTTTTTTGCGGTGAATGCACAGAGAGATGGTCATCAGTTTATTAAAGATGCATATGAAAACGGGGTTCGCAATTTTGTAATCTCTAATTCCGCCTATGCGGAAAAATTGAAAGACGCCAATTTTTTGTTGGTCACTGACGTTTTACTGGCCTTACAATCCTTAGCAACTTACAATAGAAAAGCAAACGATTTAAAAGTAATTGGTGTAACTGGTAGTAATGGAAAAACCATTGTTAAGGAATGGTTATATCAATTACTAGCATCAGATTTTAATATTATTCGTAGCCCTAAAAGCTTCAATTCTCAAATCGGTGTGCCTTTATCTGTATGGCAAGTTAATGCAGAACATAATTTAGCAATCTTTGAAGCTGGTATCTCAACTAAGAATGAAATGGAAGTTTTGGCAGATATCATCTGTCCAACAATTGGAATATTAACTAATATTGGAGAGGCACACGCTGAAGGCTTCGAAAGCAAAGCTGAAAAATTAACAGAGAAATTAAAGCTTTTTAAGGATGTTGAACTCTTTATTTATGCTCCCGAATATTTAATTGATGTAGCTAATGCAGATTTGCCAGGAAAACAAAAGTTTACTTGGAGTTTAAACCTGCCTGCAGATTTACATATCTCTTTTATTGAGCCGATTGAAGGTAAAAACTACATCCGAGCTACTTATAAAGAAAAGGAAATAGAATGTTTAATTCCGTTTAGCGATAAAGCATCGGTAGAAAATGGCATAATTTGCTGGGCTACACTGTTGGCAATGGGCTATTCGCCAGAAGAGGCAGATTTACGTTTAGAGAAATTAACGCAAGTGAGTATGCGTTTGGAGTTAATCAATGGCATAGAAAATTGCTCTGTAATTGATGATTCTTACAGTGCAGATATTTCTTCATTGGCTATCGCGTTGGATTTTTTAAACCTACAAAACCAACATCCTAAAAAGACATTAATTCTATCAGACATTTACGAAACAGGTAAAACCAATGAAGTGCTTTATGCAGAAATATCAGCTTTGCTTATACAGAAAAATTTAAATCGACTAATTGGTATTGGTCCTCATATTTCTGCTTTTGCTAATTTATTTGCAATTGAATCATCGTTTTACGAAAGCACACAAGATTTTATTGAACAGTTACCTGCCATTCATTTTGCAAATGAAACCATTTTGGTAAAAGGTGCAAGGCGATTTGAATTTGGAAGAATTAGTAAACTACTTACACAAAAAATACACGATACAGTTCTAGAAATCAACCTAAATGCATTAGCTAGTAACTTGCAATTTTATCGCTCTAAATTAAATAAAGGTGTAAAAGTAATGGCAATGGTTAAGGCTTTTTCTTATGGAAGTGGAAGTTTTGAAATTGCCAATTTGTTGCAATATCACAAGGTAGATTATTTGGCGGTTGCCTATGCGGATGAAGGCATCGCCCTGCGTAAAGCTGGAATAACCTTGCCAATTATGGTCATGAGTCCTGAGCCTTCTGCTTTTGAGGCAATGGTTAAAAATCATCTGGAGCCTGAAATATATAATGCAAATATTCTAAGGAGTTTCCTCAATTTTTTACCTGCTTACGAAAAGGATTTTCCAATTCACTTAAAGTTAGATACAGGCATGCACCGTTTGGGTTTTGAGGCTGTTGATTTACCAGACTTACTAGATATCTTGAAAGATAATGAACAATTAAAAGTCGTTTCTATATTTTCTCATTTAGTGGCAAGTGCCGAAGCTGAACATGATGGTTTTACTCAACACCAGTTGCATGAATTTGATAAATTATACACTATAGTAGCTAGCTTAATTGGTTATGAGCCTATAAAGCATGTTTTAAATACTTCTGGGATTACACGTTGGCCACAAGCGCAATTAGATATGGTGCGGATTGGGATTGGGTTGTACGGCTTTGATGGGGCGTTAAATAACAATAAGGGTTTACAAACAGTCGCTATTCTTAAAACCACAGTTACACAGGTTAAAAATTTAAATGCTGGTGAAACTGTTGGCTACAGTAGAAAAGGCAGCATGCCCAAAGGCGGAAGAATTGCAACAGTTAAAATTGGTTATGCAGATGGCTATAGCCGTAAATTTGGAAATGGCGTAGGTAAGATGCTAATCAAGGGTAAGTTGGTTCCTACGATTGGTTCTATTTGTATGGATATGTGTATGTTAGATGTTACTGGTTTAAATGTAAAAACAGGCGATGAAGTTATCGTCTTTAATGAGGAACATACCATTAGTGATTTAGCAACACAGATTGAGACCATTCCTTATGAAATTTTAACAAATGTTTCCCAGAGGGTGAAAAGAGTTTATTTTTACGAATAA